caaaaactaggtgcgtcttatggtccagagcatcttatggagcaaaaaatacagtaacataTTGAGAGTGCATATATTTATAATCTATTTTAGAGGAAACTAAAGTAGCTGTTACTATTATTCAGCCATCTTTTGAAATGCAGGGCAACAAGGCAGGATGCAGAATTTAGCAGATAGAATCAAGGGGAAGTTTAATAATAATTTCCACAAACAGCAGTCACCTATCAGGTTTGTAAATAAggatatatttcatttcatcttcccCATGATGAGCAATATATGGCTTTCCAGTTGTTACTCGATACCAATTACTATCAATGCTTTTGAATACGCTAATTAAAAAGATGTTAATTCATGATAATCAATAACAGGAGAAGGAGCACATATTGTTCACACCCTTCTCATTGCTTTTCATAAACTCACAATAACTGAGATCATGCTGAGAgacaatttgtttatttgtagcaCTTTAACAGGGATTCCAATCAATAGATCATATTTATTTTCACTAGTTACTCTAGATGAAAAACATGATGCTAGAGAAGTTAATAATGAtagttcaatttttaaaatattattgaaatttaaaattctatttaaagCAGATATTTTAAGCTGTCTtgaattaaaaaagcaaaataaaaatgctttagtATTCTATTAAAATGTTATACATTTCAAGAATTTAAAGAGAGATGAGCTTCATTTTTCtgtttggttttattttacatattaaagttttgtatattttaagcCTTGAGATAAATTGTCTTAGATGTATTTAAGTCTTTGTGGAACTGTGACCACTGTATAATCCCATGTTTTCCAATTTTGAGACAGGATGAAAAATCTCTATTCATATTTTCATACCATATTACTATCATAATTTTCTTTTCACTATTCCCTCCTACAATTATATTTAATATGCTTCTCTTAAAATATTAAAGTAGTCTagaacttgtaaaaaaaatcattccataagtatctttcatattttttaaataatttacctGGTTTTTCCACTTTGATTACTTCAGCTCCAAGATCCCCGAGGTTCATAGTGGCAAAAGGTCCTGCAAGTACTCTGCAACGTTTCATAATGAAATTGATGCatgtatgcatacatatatttatctattttatagGATTTATAGCCTAGGGCCATCTATCTCATATAATTATTCTAGGTAGGTCACAACAATCCAtaaaacatgttaaaaataaGAGAGCCCTTCCCCCAGGCACTAGACCAAACATCATCTCACATCCTAACTCAATATTTGGGAAAGTGCCAGGTCCCCAGGGCCCTCCACATTAGAGATCCCTAGGAGCACAAGTGGGAGATTGTTTCAAAGGCCTGCAGCAGCCGTCAAGGTACATCTCTGGCAACATTTAAGGGAATGGAATGCATCCATTCAAATTAACCTAGGTAAtccaacaaataacaaaaatattaacatttttaaaaatgtataagaaTTTTCTCATAAATAAAAGACAAatcaaaaaggaggaagagagggagggaaagtaagaaaaagacaagaaaaaaatacaaagaaaggaggaaaaaagaaaaaactatcaAAATACATTATTTCCTATCTTTTTTCAGCAAATAATTACAATCTTATTGTCCCTCCCCTAAAAATGTTAACATTTTTGTCAAAGGCGATTTAATAATTCTCTGAACTACATCCAAAGCAGTACTAACCTTGTTAGATCAAGAATTCTCACACCATCAAGTGGCTTCACTGTATCAGCATCTGGTTATGAATAGAAAAATGCTATTATAATCAGTTCATTATCAGGCTGATATCATTTTCCAGTTAATTAGCATAATTTGCAACTTCTAAACATACATCATGAAGAGCAAATTTCTGCAAAGACCAGAAGCAGGAAAAACCTGCAGCAATTTTTTTgaagttttattgaatttttatttttaaatatacatcaatatccATACATGAACAGTATGGCctctgggtataattcattttgatacaagtagcggtaataatattaataatatttgttacattaattAAATGTATGTAATCCTAGTATTAATGTACATGTTTGTTTTAAAGTAGTTATTtaatatttcaatgttccattttaatgccaatgataTTATTAAAGCATACAACTAATACCATATTTCAGCCTCTAGTCTTTCCATCTAGTTATTGCTTATATTCTATTATACAAAAATTATATATGCTAATATTCCccatttcttatttctacctctattctggcTTTTAGTCAGGCCACCATTACTAATCCTAGTGTTAATAAACATGATTATATTAAGACATAGTTCTTAATTATTTGGTTGTTCAATGTTTCAATAACCAATTCTAGTACcaatcataatataatttaaacatacataataataccatctttcaacctccaatCTTTCATCTAACTATTGCTCTATATAAAAGTGCAtttttatttctacctctattctagtttttaatcaggccatAATTAtattaggggggggggaaatcctttcTATCCCTCATCTCTTGCccatttcaattcttattcattttttagcttgcctcccatatttGTCTCTTAGATCTTTGTCTCTATCAAATCTGCATCTTCACCATACAATCTGAATCTTTTTCCCATCTCTAACCCGCTAAGCTGCCAGGTCTCCAGAGTGTCTACCCAagcccctatctccctttcaagGTATCTTCCagcttatccaattccatttttaaatctcttaaaatacttttccctcggtttatttcatcagtcattattatctttatcgTCTCCTTCTCATCTCCTTGCTTTATTTGCTGAtttgtctgttctatcttttcctccattctttctgttgtctcctctctttcctggacTCTTTGACTCTCAGTTGTgggatattttctattttcccatttattcCTTGCACTAGGTTCTTCATCACTCTGTGATTCTTTGTCATAGTATTCCTAATGCTTTGAAACAACAACACCATTTCTTTTGAAATCTCATTCATTTCCCCCTGAAggagcatcttgtcttattttggtAAGTCTTATTCTTACtcaatagtccaaaaacaatatattcaggtccaatgttgctcctcagaaagttcaataatcatagttctttacatCTCAGGATTATTAATCTGCTCCATTTAAGTAGTCTAGGCAGCTTTCCAAAAATCAAGTCACTTTACTTTACTTAATCTTCTTCCTTATTCTCACAATAGAGTCCAGTAATCATAATGTAGATCAGGCTTGTAGAGGTATGGTATATTTTCTATTCACCAGTAGATGGTTTCAGCATTGTTTTGAGTCTAACAAATTGATTAGTccaaatttaattcaatttatgggAGCAAAGTCAGCTATTCAAGtagatagttccagcattttataatgacttcccagaacaacacCTATCCAGTTTAAAgtccaattttctatgtttttaaaggTCTTTAGCCTTTCTCCTCTTGGTTCCTTTCTggtctaggatttttctctctatgGTTATTTGCCGCTTTAAGAAATAGCTCTAAGAGTCTCCTTTcctggattttctttctttctcttttttgttaaagttagggtctaaataaaaaaaggaatcttctcaTCCAGCTCCAGTCACTATTCAtctacaccactcctgcacatttCTTTGTTGCCTCGGCTGTCCCAGGTTCGTGGCAGCCatgatggctgcctcttctccttgtTGTGGATGAAAGGGAAGAAGACCTGGGTCAAGCAGGAGAACTGCAACTCTCTGCAACCCTCTATATTTACTTTCCTTTACTGTACCACCCCTACAGCTCCTTTTGGAGCCCTTCAACAGGGAGAACCTGGTGTGGAAACACAGAGACCCATTCTTCATGTCCGATCTCAGTGCGACCTCAGCCAGAAGTCCGGAAAGCCTCTAGCAATTTTGACCACAACTGTCTCTTGTATTGAAAAATTCTGTTCCTTCTGTCAGATCCTTGTATCTACCATTCTTcatggaagaaggggggggggatttggagTGTCACATTTAGTTCATTTCCTAAGTATCCAATTTCTTGCCTGATCCTCTTTGTATAAATTTTACCCTGATTTATAACCGTTGCCTGGCGCCAGGAATCCCTGAAGAAATCTCACACCTCAGAAAAAGGGGGGAACAAGTGGATTGTAAAACGACCCTGAGAAACTCTGCAATTTGTATTCATATTCACACCGGCGGATTGGCTAGAATCCACATCGGAAGGTGGGCAGGGGTTCCTAATTCcctttatcctgaactgcatgccctgagggaccccagAGCCTGCTTTGAGTTTTGGCTTGCTTTCCtccctttcaataaaagattccttttgaaatacaaagttctcaagAGTTCATACTTTTTTGGAAGGGGGAGAAGATGGCTCTTACACCTTCTTTTAGAGAAAAATCTTGGTTTTTAATCTAATCACATCATCCTTTGGAAAGCTTTTGTTACATGTGCTTATGTTAAAACTACAGTCAGGCTTTCTTTCATTTAAATATTCTGAACACTTTATATAGAAGGGGaggcaaaattattttttttgagTGTAAATTGGCTAACCTATCAAAGACttttaaaagaaagggaaaatttgATAAAGAGATTTATGATTTAGAAAGAATGTTTACTACATTTAAGCATTTGTGTATCAgcaaatgaacatttttttaaaaaatggaaaatccaACTGTGCTCAGAACCACATTCactgttagatttttaaaaatgggtattTTTTGATAGGCAGAAGAAAACCAAGAGTAGCTGAAACTTGTAGCTTTATTTGGGGATGGAGATATAGGCTTTTCTTTTTGCAACCTAGCATAAAATCTAAAACCATGTCTTTCACCTAAGCACAAAGATGAGTTTCAGGATTTTACAGGATTACAAATCTCTAGGGGGAAAAAGATACTTTGGAATGTGTTACAGACATGTCAACTTcttaaaccaatttttttttcttaaattgtgtTGCAGCTGCAAAGTACCTTTTTCCCTTACAAACTGAACTACTGCATACGTCTGTCTCATAACTTTGATAAAATCCAATAATACTTGCTCATGTTAGTAATTCAGAGACAGTTCTAGATGCCATCTGAAATCCTTATAgaccatctttttattcgcgcggggctggcttaaattgaattttattaaattttaaattttattaactaattttaaatggggtttttagttcattgtatacttttcaggccaattttaaaataagttttttaattgcattttaaattgtatattgtactatctgttttatttttgcctgagtccttcgggagaagggcagtataaaaataaaataaataaataaataaatggtgcagTTTAAATTAAGTtccgttgttgttagttgcataatcgtgtctgacccatcgcaaccccatagacaatgttcctccaggctttcctgtcctctaccatcctttggagtccatttaagctcatgcctactgcttcactgACTCAATTCTttagcactcagcctttcttatggtccaactttcacagccatatattgcaactgggaaaaccatagccttgactatacgcacttttgttggcagcatGATGTCTCTGCTATTTAGTATGCtggctagatttgccatagctttcctccccagaagcaagcATCTCTTAATTTCTTgggtgcagtccccatctgtgatgatcttggagcccaggaaaataaaatctgtcactaccttcatttcttccccatttatttgccaggaactgagagggccggatgccatgattttagttttcttaatgtttagtttcaagccaacttttgcactccccttcttcacccacatcaagaggctctttagttcctcttcactttctgccattaaagttcctcttcactttctgccattatgtAGATGGTAAcatctacatatctgaggttgttgatatttctcctggaaatcttaattccaacttttgattcatctaggccCACCTTTCTCATTTGAGGGAAATGCCAAAAAATCAAGTGCTAATTGCTTTCTCTTTTTGGGAGAAAGATCTCTGGAGAACTGGTTAAAAAAAAGACAGCAGTTTTTCAGGTCactagaaagaaaggagaaacttGACAGAACTTTTGTTGATCTCATCAGTTTAAGTCAAAAGACAGTTGGTATTTCGAAGTGCTACTATGcttcttaaaataataaaatactcaAAGAAGTAGCTAGCATTTCATGAAACCAAGCaactgtttaaaaaagaaaagatcgaGCTTTTCATGGCAAGCAGACTGTCAGCTCAGTATAAAATGGTTATTCAGAACAGAGAGGAGGGACAGGGGTGAAGGTGGGAATTGGAAGAATTTGTACAAGACAGAGGACCAGACTGCCCTGCTTATGCCAGCACTCAACACTACTGTTGAGGCAGAGCAATATAATTACCGAGATCATCTTTCTAGCAACAGAAGGGCAGGATGTGGAACATGTCATCAATTTCTGCTTCTCCGGAATGGTAGGTGGTCTAGCCTTAAATTGGAGATTGGGAGAATAGACTTTGTAGAAGAGTGGTTAGATATGGATCCACTGTTAAAATGTAACAAGCCAACTTTTCTGAAGCCAAGAGATAGATACAGCTTTTGAGTTACTTGCTTGGGCATATAATCTAAGGGCAGAGCAAACAATTGACTGGGGCAAGTAAAAAATCCAATatagttttatttgttttttatttaaatgtaattaCAGTTGAATATTGCTAATACAGGTATTCTATCTTTATTTTATAAATCTCTACTTCTTACTACATTTGAAAAATCTCAATTCAGTGAAACTCTTGAAGAAATGCCATGGAAACACCTAACACTTCTAGAGGCTACATGAAACCAGTAGGCCTTAGATTGTGTAGTTTTGTATTAAAAGAATAATATGTAAACCTAgtaaagacctctgctttaagacTTGCACAGCTTTTCTGATTCTGCTGGAATACTGGTTTAGTTAAACCAGTTTTCTGACTCAATAAGGCAAAATTTCTGATCAATGAAAAATGAATTGATTTAATTGCAGCATTGGTAACCACTTAACAATTATCAAGCATTCTCTGCCTCTCTCCAAGAGAAGCCCCAGCCTCAGTTGTtcaggagagagataaaagggaGACCTATAGATAACCTGCTTAAATTTCTAGAGGAAAAGTgggcataaaaattaataaaataataaaattaataaataagttaTGTTGAAAATGTCAATCCCTATTACAAAGTGCAGGGCTATAAAGATTCCCACAAGCCAAAATCAGCTTCTGATGACTTCAAAGTCACATAAATCCATGGACACATCTTACAAAAgcggtttgccactgccttcttttcagatttttttttccaacttctcAGATTACTATACCAACATTAGGATCTCATTCATGGGCTTCCAGCCAAATACTGTATAGCCAATTATTTCCTTCACTTTTTTAGATCAATTAAGATTAGCTATCTACTGTGACTTAACTGGGCATAAACCTATGTTAATaacataattatttaattattttcttgcaATGAATATTTAAGCCATTCTATACACTAATGTAATTTGCAAAAACACTATAATTTAATTAGAAATAATTCTCCAGTTAAAGCAGATTATTTTTAGATAGCAACtgtaagcatttttttctattcaaTATATCTAGTTGCACTCAACACGTTTCAGAGGTGATAACCCACAAAAAGAAAGCAGAGAGAACCCTGACTTTTTTCTAGAAATCCTATCTTTTGCTGACAGAGGACTAGCCCCACACTCTTTGGAAATTTTGGATTCCAAAGATTTGCATTTCCAAGGTAAGATTTGCTGAACTTTCCCCAAATTTGCAAGGGTTATGATCTcgttttaatttgattaattatgtgccatcaagttgtttccGATCCTAGCAACCACACAGCTAAGCTTTTTTTCATGAATTGCTTCAACTTatccgtttccccgaaaataaaaccctgtcttatatttttttgaaccctgaaataagtgcctggccttattgccatgtgctcaaaagcccgattaagcttattatcaggggatgtcttatttgggggggaaacagggtattatatTCTGTTGCATGGGGTTTCTAAAGCTCTTCTCTGTTGCGGTGTACAGCTCCTTACGGTAAGTATCACAATCTTCGGCAATGCCTTGACTGAACGAAGAATGTTAAAATCGGCTACCTGGATAGGGGCAGTTTCCCTGCTGCAGGCCCCGGTAACTGCCAGAACAGGAGGGAAGTCGCAAGAGTTGAGGGAAGGCCAGGGGACCGAGAAAGGAGCCGACACCGCTACTGAGCGGCGAACATAGGCTTTTCCACCGATGATATATGAAGCGGCTGCTTCTTCCCATCTTAGCCCCCAACATGCCGGCAGCTGACATTGGCCACCGCTGAAGCCAACTCGGAAAGCTACGGGAGGGCTGACATCAGCACTCCAAAAAACTTTGGACTCTTGTACCAAGTCTTCGGAGGCGTCCACTGCGCAGACGTGATGGATACCTTGTTTCATTCTCAGTTGAACCGTCCGGGGGGCGGGGGGTGAGAGGACGCAAGCCCGAGCTTTGAAACTGTCTTAGAAGCTGTGTGCTAAGAAATGGCTCccgcctctcttttttttaacgcCGTTGAAGATCTATCCGTTTTAGGTACCATTAGGATGGACTAGCCTGCAAGCCTGAGCAAAaatgctactttttttttcttgaggcaACTGTAAGCCTAAAAGGGAACTTAGAAGGAAAcaagaaatatagaaaaataatgtTGCAGTTTTGCCGTCCCCTTTTAGTTCCCTTTCAGATTGATCGATCAGCAAAACATGAAAGAGGGATCTTACTACAGTTTAGCCTCGTAGCCCAAGCATGCACAACTCGGAAGCCATTccctccaaaatcacccagcttcgTTCCAAAGTCAGGTACGTAGATTGGGAACGCCTCCAAATATTGCGCGATTTAAAGAGAAATTCCGAACCAAGAAAATACTGTAGAAATTGATACTTCTTGGAAACGTAGCAAGAAGCCAGCATACAATTCCAAATACGCTAAAGGAAAAATCCACACTATACTGGAATAACTAAATGAATAAAGTGTCAATTGTATTCAATTATATTGAAACTTTAGATTCCTATCGCACGTCCGTACTAAAAATTGTATTTGGATAAAAGTAAACCCATCTAGATTCGACCAATGCATCTTACAtatgtgcataagaacacaaaagtgcctaccgttcctgtcctattgttctcttcattatagtatatgcatacttttacttatacttttacttatatatactttttctctcatgatgaattattgtttatgttgatgattgtatatactgtatataataaataaataaataaaaacgttaAGAACACTCAAGCAAAATGTCTCGATTTCTAAGTCACACGGAAGAGACGTCAAGCCGACAGCGCGAAACGGAAGAGGCTCGGCGGAGCAGTTTTGAAGGAGGGCTGCAAGGGCATGGACCCGGAAGTACTCCTCCTCCGGAGTTTTGTAGGCGAAGGAAACAGGCGGTTGCTGTAGGGGCATCCTCGAGATCGCCATGTATCGGCAGGGCTTCCGGCCTCCCACGCCGCCGTCTTCGAGTGGCTCCGGGTTTCTGAGCCCTGCCTCTGGAGGAGCCTCTCCACAAGGCTACCGAAGCCCTCGCCACATGTCGCCTTACGGATCCCGCTCGAGGCCGTACGACATTTCTCCTCGCTCTCCCCGCTTCCCAACATGCGGGGATGGTGGAGGCTGGTTTGGAGGCTCGGCAGCGACCCACACACCACGTAGGCCCCACAGCGCCAGTCCCAGCCACCTGGCTCCCTACAGTGGCGGCAGGTCCCCCGGAGGAGCATTTTACCAGCAGCAGCCCTTCAAGCAGCCGCCTTCGGGGGGCTACCAGAGATACAACCAGGTATTTACTGGGGGAGGAGTCGGGGGTTAGACATAACCGGGGTCGTTCACGGTTCAATCATTCAGGCCCTGCGCGCCTGaagtgaggagtccttggtgttttctgagcttgcaTAGAATTAAGCATGCCCTTTTTGCACGCCTGTTTAGTATCCAGTCAGCAGACATGTTACATTCAATGATGCCTTTTACCATGAGATCGCAATTGACCCGAATATTGATATTTTAAATACGTATAAATCGGAGTAAGTCGGATATTTAGTAATCTGCCTTTACGAATAAACGAGTTTCTGTTAAGCTGGGGCTCTGAgaaaaacgtctgcaaaaaaaactGAGGAGGATCGTGGTACTTTCAAGGCCTGGAGGATCCAACAACAAATAGATATGTATAACAAACCTAAGCAATCTATTCCATAAAATACATAACAGCCGGGTTTATATACCATACAATATCTTTGACAGTTTCTAGATTCAATACTCTGAGAAAATCAAGAAATACCCCCTTTTTGAAAATGAAGGATGTTTCTGCCCTCCTATTtttcaacaaaaacaaaaggttttcccCTTCATTTGTTTCCGTTCAGACCGCAGTTGAGTAGTTCCAAAATTCAGGCTGAGGATGAATGTAAACCACCAGATATGCACAATGTTGATTGATTTCACTCATACAAGAATAAGCCCTATTGGACAAAGGAGCCTCTAACTTCTGAGTAAACTTGCATGCACTAAAGATTTCAGCTCTAAATTTGCACTTCACTGAATTCctaacagaaaaaaatagaatgttcAACCAGTTTcacaaactggtagtaaatacTTGTGATATGTGGGAATTTCGAAGATGGAAGAAAAGACCCattgcctaggccaggggtctgcaccCTTAAACACcggaagagccatttggacccattcccacagaaaacactgggagccacaaaacctgggtgggcgtggccaactcaacattactcactcccacccagtcacatgacacacaccccagCAACGCCTacccagattttgtggctcccagtgttttcttttctgtgggaaacagataTCTCTATCTGTTTATCTCTTTACCTCTttatctcttcctctctttctccctctatctctctctcatgtgtgtgtgtgtgtgtgtgtgtgtgtgtgtgtgtgtgtgtgtgtgttccctcttgaaccatttcccaAAACAGGCgaaggttgttgggtttttttgctgatgttgttctttcttcttctttgggtgctttttaccatatgatCTGAATCAAGTGTCATTTCATGTTCCCAGATAATTGAAGCTCTTTtgtcccctgctgtggctccctattgGCTGAATTCACCACTGGTTGGCCCCTCCCCTCACCCTCCCAGTcattcctcgcctggcctgagaaggtaagggtggtGCCAGGGGATGGAgacttgctccatattccagagcaggagtgaAGTGCCCCTGTACTTTTCTTATCATGCGGGCACTTGGGGAGATGCACAACTTGCTCTCCATCCCAAGACACTGGCTTGGCCAAGCTGCAGCTGATGCTTTGtgtcgtaatgggctccaggaggagtaGGATGGGACGGTGTCTCCCCCACTGTGAATCATTAAATTTAACTGTGCTGTTCAAGGCACTGTGAAAGCAGTGGGCAGGTCATGGAGGCGGCAAAAGCAGCAGCATCGACcacagccaggccaggccagtgTCTCGGGGCAGACAGCAAGTTGTGCATCTCCCCAAGTAACCGAGGTGCATGCAGCACTAAGGGCCTGAAGAAGTGCCTGTGAGACGCAGCAAGCTTCACTCCCACTCTAGAATATGGAGCAAGTCTTCATCCCCCCGCCATCGCTCTTACCGTCTAGGGCCAGTcaaggaatgactgggaggggagggccagggccagccagtggtgggttcagccaacatggagccacagcagagggacgaAAGAGCTGTATGGGGCTCtggagccatgggttgctgacacCCGGCCTAGACAACTGTCTGAGAAGAGGCAGCTTAGTCCACGGGAGAAATGCTAGAAAGCAATGCAGAAAGGACCTCCTTAGTTTTTGAAGACTAAAATAGAGGGGTTTGAactaatcatttatgaagattctcaattatccaagtaatggttgtcccaaaggtgcttttcaaaagacaactggattttcttggttttttccttgaaaacttcttacttctcatccaagaaccttctttagttctgactgaatgttGGGGAATAGAACATTCTTTGTATTCATCTGATTGTTAGCATTCTGAAGGTCAGTCGGTTAGTTCCCCGAGAGTTTGAGTCCACTTAGGGATTTATCTGTTCCCTCAGGGTTACCTAAATAAGAGTGCAAATGAATGTGGATTCTTGGGATTGCTGAAAAGATtgtgttgtagacaggagatgtaccgtgtttccccaaaatatgACCTATTCAAAAAGTAAGGCTTAGCCTGATTTTTGTGGTGTAAGCCTAATATACAccataccccaaaaataagccctagtgaaggggtgggtgtggccagcacaggaggcagcccttccccagTCAGCTAATGGCAGCTGGGTCCCTTAACCATGGCCCGCGGATCAGCTGAACTGATCGGgagctgcttcttgttctatctctCTTGGTACCTGGAGGTGTTTCTTGTACACTCTTGCCAGCCCCAGCTCTGCTGTGGCACCAGGCAACCTTGCAACCAAGGGCCTCTTGTCGAGTCCTGATCTGGGGCTCACAATACCTGGGGTGGAGGCACGGAGCTGCAACTATTGTAGCTGGCTAGTCCAACAATGAGCAAGGCTGTGGCAGCGGGACATATCAGGACAGCGCAGGACAGCTGCTCATCAGCAGGCCGCTTTCCTGGCCAGATCTGGCCGCAAGTAGCACTGGCAGACAACAAAGTGCGCAGCCGGCATGAAGAACAGGGAGGTGGCGGGACATGTCAGGACAGCGGCAGCCAGCCACTCGTCAGCAGGTTGCTCTTCTAAGCAGGTATGGCCACAAGTGGCATCAGCAGGCAACGAAGTGTATGGCTGGCGCGAAGAACAGGGAGGTGATAATGATGACGACTTCCAGCAGCAGCGCAACACAGCTGCTCGTCAGCTGTTCGCCCATGCAGCCGTGCACGCACTTCCAACCATGCTTCCCAGGACTCTGCACCATGCTGTCAGCGACCACGCCCATGGGACCGGGAGTCCCATCACCGCCATCACTCCCTGTTCTTCATGCTGGCGGTGTACCTCATTGCCTgcccagcagccatgaggtgaccacGCTTTAGAAGAGATTAAATAATCCTTTTATTCAGTCTGTCATCTTATTTCAGTAATTGGTCAGTAGCACAAATCTTTTGAAGTCACATTTATCTAGCCAAGTATCAATTTGGCCTAGACATCATAAAAATTGACTAGAATAAAACAAAGTTTTATAAAGTATATAGCAATTTTTCTAAAATTATAAGAATTTTGGAAGTAAAAATGTAATTCATTATGCAATTTGGATAAGGCAATtaaatt
Above is a window of Ahaetulla prasina isolate Xishuangbanna chromosome 4, ASM2864084v1, whole genome shotgun sequence DNA encoding:
- the MPLKIP gene encoding M-phase-specific PLK1-interacting protein, with translation MYRQGFRPPTPPSSSGSGFLSPASGGASPQGYRSPRHMSPYGSRSRPYDISPRSPRFPTCGDGGGWFGGSAATHTPRRPHSASPSHLAPYSGGRSPGGAFYQQQPFKQPPSGGYQRYNQGSPRISTPFGTPHGKEKTLSNDDVENYYKPSMLEDPWAGLDPVSVTDVNQQFSLEQATHCGRKGRYFS